A genome region from Streptomyces sp. S4.7 includes the following:
- a CDS encoding transglycosylase SLT domain-containing protein, with the protein MSRISVRGFAVASATAVTTVGAVVGVASGAPQASDDNFEATAADTTLLADIPAGQHAQVQTASLTQQADAQATAADVAAKKSAEESARIQAAKDAKAKKEAAEEKAEKAEQAREAKLAEERASRDETRDSSDFSVQSSYSVAEVQAMARQMIPGDQFQCFSNIVDHESTWNYKAQNPSSGAYGLVQALPGSKMASAGADWQTNPATQIKWGLNYMNDRYGSPCGAWSFWQANNWY; encoded by the coding sequence GTGAGCCGGATCTCGGTCCGGGGATTCGCCGTGGCATCAGCTACAGCGGTCACCACCGTCGGCGCAGTCGTGGGAGTCGCTTCGGGCGCTCCCCAGGCCTCGGACGACAATTTCGAGGCGACCGCAGCTGACACGACGCTCCTCGCAGACATCCCCGCGGGCCAGCACGCCCAGGTCCAGACCGCGTCTTTGACGCAGCAGGCCGACGCGCAGGCCACTGCCGCCGATGTGGCAGCGAAGAAGTCCGCCGAGGAATCGGCTCGTATCCAGGCGGCCAAGGACGCCAAGGCGAAGAAGGAAGCCGCCGAGGAGAAGGCGGAGAAGGCGGAGCAGGCGCGCGAGGCCAAGCTGGCCGAGGAGCGCGCCAGCCGCGACGAGACGCGTGACTCCTCCGACTTCTCGGTGCAGAGCTCGTACTCCGTCGCCGAAGTCCAGGCCATGGCCCGCCAGATGATCCCCGGCGACCAGTTCCAGTGCTTCAGCAACATCGTGGACCACGAGTCCACCTGGAACTACAAGGCGCAGAACCCGTCGTCGGGTGCCTACGGACTCGTCCAGGCGCTGCCCGGCTCGAAGATGGCGTCCGCCGGCGCCGACTGGCAGACCAACCCGGCCACCCAGATCAAGTGGGGCCTGAACTACATGAACGACCGCTACGGCAGCCCGTGCGGTGCCTGGTCGTTCTGGCAGGCCAACAACTGGTACTAG
- a CDS encoding AI-2E family transporter, producing the protein MSKLPGWLGRVGAELTELGERLGERRAEAVGDDGPADGSVRDSVPAPPDYAPSVAAKAEPVAAIPWGMRVAAEAAWRLVVLAILLWVLMKIISTVQLVVMAFVGALLVTALLQPTVARLKKWGLPRGLATAVTAFAGFIIMGLIGWFVVWQVVENIDVLSDRVTDGIDELKRWLLNSPFHVTEQQINDLAKSLSDAIGTNTEEITSAGIQGVTVVVELLTGILLAVFSTLFLLYDGRRIWEWSLRLFPAAARPGLAGAGPRAWRTLTAYVRGTLIVALIDAVFIGLGLYFLDVPLAVPLAVFIFLGAFIPLVGAVISGALAVVVALVTQDVFTALMVVIVVLAVQQIEGHVLQPFILGRAVRVHPLAVVLAVATGGLVAGIAGAVVAVPLVAVTNTVVGYLRAYSQEQAMRGGPGPHGATALDIAPTPAPGASAAPPAGSEGPAAGPAAPVSDAPPAEPRNGQE; encoded by the coding sequence ATGTCGAAACTGCCGGGGTGGCTCGGCCGGGTCGGAGCCGAACTCACGGAGCTCGGCGAGCGGTTGGGGGAGCGCCGGGCCGAGGCCGTGGGGGACGACGGTCCCGCGGACGGTTCGGTACGCGACAGCGTCCCGGCACCGCCGGACTACGCGCCCAGTGTCGCGGCCAAGGCGGAGCCCGTGGCGGCCATTCCCTGGGGCATGCGGGTCGCCGCCGAGGCCGCCTGGCGGCTGGTCGTACTGGCCATCCTGCTCTGGGTGTTGATGAAGATCATCAGCACCGTCCAGCTCGTGGTGATGGCCTTCGTCGGCGCCCTGCTGGTCACCGCACTCCTCCAGCCCACGGTCGCCAGGCTCAAGAAGTGGGGCCTGCCGCGTGGTCTGGCCACGGCGGTCACCGCCTTCGCCGGCTTCATCATCATGGGTCTCATCGGCTGGTTCGTGGTGTGGCAGGTCGTGGAGAACATCGACGTGCTCTCCGACCGCGTCACCGACGGCATCGACGAGCTCAAGCGCTGGCTGCTCAACAGCCCGTTCCATGTGACCGAACAGCAGATCAACGATCTCGCGAAGAGCCTGAGCGACGCGATCGGCACCAACACCGAGGAGATCACCTCCGCCGGTATCCAGGGTGTGACCGTCGTGGTCGAGCTGCTGACCGGGATCCTGCTCGCCGTGTTCTCCACGCTCTTCCTCCTCTACGACGGCCGGCGGATCTGGGAGTGGTCGCTCAGGCTGTTCCCCGCGGCGGCGCGTCCGGGCCTCGCCGGGGCCGGACCGCGCGCCTGGCGCACGCTCACCGCGTATGTGCGCGGCACTCTGATAGTCGCGCTCATCGACGCCGTCTTCATCGGCCTCGGTCTTTACTTCCTCGACGTCCCGCTCGCGGTCCCGCTGGCCGTGTTCATCTTCCTCGGCGCGTTCATCCCGCTCGTCGGCGCGGTGATCTCGGGCGCGCTCGCCGTGGTCGTCGCGCTCGTCACCCAGGACGTGTTCACGGCGCTGATGGTGGTGATCGTCGTCCTGGCCGTCCAGCAGATCGAGGGCCACGTCCTCCAGCCGTTCATTCTCGGCCGTGCGGTACGCGTGCATCCGCTGGCCGTCGTCCTCGCGGTCGCGACGGGCGGTCTCGTCGCGGGTATCGCCGGAGCCGTCGTCGCGGTCCCGCTGGTCGCCGTCACGAACACCGTCGTCGGCTACCTCCGCGCGTACAGCCAGGAGCAGGCCATGCGCGGCGGCCCCGGGCCGCACGGCGCGACGGCGCTCGACATCGCCCCGACGCCCGCCCCGGGCGCCTCGGCCGCGCCCCCGGCGGGCTCCGAGGGGCCGGCCGCCGGTCCGGCCGCGCCGGTCTCCGACGCGCCGCCCGCCGAGCCCCGGAACGGCCAGGAATGA
- a CDS encoding carboxymuconolactone decarboxylase family protein, protein MSLDALKAAVPDYARDLRRNLDAVVEHGGLGQQRLWGAVLACAIAARSARVLRELAPEAGARLSPEAFTAAKSAAAVMAVNNVFHRTRHLLSDPAYGELRTGLRMTALGHPGVPKADIEFWSFAVSAINACGLCLDAHERALRRLEVDRETIQEAIKIAAVIQALATTLDAEAVMHGLGDA, encoded by the coding sequence ATGTCACTCGACGCGCTGAAGGCCGCCGTTCCCGACTACGCCAGGGACCTGCGCCGCAACCTCGACGCGGTCGTCGAGCACGGCGGACTCGGCCAACAGCGCCTGTGGGGGGCGGTGCTCGCCTGCGCGATCGCCGCGCGCTCGGCCCGGGTGCTGCGCGAGCTGGCGCCCGAGGCCGGGGCGCGGCTCTCCCCCGAGGCCTTCACCGCGGCCAAGTCGGCCGCCGCCGTCATGGCGGTGAACAACGTCTTCCACCGGACCCGGCATCTGCTGTCCGACCCCGCGTACGGAGAGCTGCGCACGGGCCTGCGGATGACCGCGCTCGGTCATCCGGGCGTCCCGAAGGCCGACATCGAGTTCTGGTCGTTCGCGGTGTCCGCGATCAACGCCTGCGGACTGTGCCTCGACGCCCACGAGCGGGCGCTGCGCAGGCTGGAGGTGGACCGCGAGACGATCCAGGAGGCCATCAAGATCGCGGCCGTGATCCAGGCCCTGGCGACGACGCTCGACGCGGAGGCCGTCATGCACGGCCTCGGCGACGCCTGA
- a CDS encoding SPFH domain-containing protein: MPTTSTPVVDDLPEMPEPRVREFQASSIGGGLALLLGLIGLVGGIALVVIGAAISSTGGKVALIVLGILLAIAAFFAMCGLNMVAPGEARVVQLFGRYRGTIRVDGLRWVNPLTSRAKISTRVRNHETAVLKVNDAYGNPIELAAVVVWRVEDTAQALFEVDDFLEFVSTQTEAAVRHIAIEYPYDAHEEDGLSLRGNAEEITEKLAVELHARVEAAGVHIIESRFTHLAYAPEIASAMLQRQQAGAVVAARRLIVDGAVGMVEAALTRLTEQDIVELDSERKAAMVSNLLVVLCGDRAAQPVVNTGTLYQ; the protein is encoded by the coding sequence CTCCAGTGGTGGACGACCTGCCCGAGATGCCCGAGCCACGGGTCCGGGAATTCCAGGCGAGCAGTATCGGCGGCGGCCTCGCGCTGCTGCTCGGGCTGATCGGCCTGGTCGGCGGAATCGCCCTCGTCGTGATCGGCGCGGCCATCTCGTCGACCGGCGGGAAGGTGGCCCTGATCGTGCTCGGTATCCTGCTCGCGATCGCCGCGTTCTTCGCGATGTGCGGGCTGAACATGGTGGCGCCGGGCGAGGCCCGCGTCGTCCAGCTGTTCGGGCGCTACCGCGGCACGATCCGCGTCGACGGACTGCGCTGGGTGAACCCGCTCACCTCACGCGCGAAGATCTCGACCCGCGTACGGAACCACGAGACCGCCGTCCTCAAGGTCAACGACGCCTACGGCAACCCGATCGAACTGGCGGCGGTCGTCGTCTGGCGGGTCGAGGACACCGCGCAGGCGCTCTTCGAGGTGGACGACTTCCTGGAGTTCGTCTCCACCCAGACCGAGGCCGCGGTCCGGCACATCGCGATCGAGTACCCCTACGACGCCCACGAGGAGGACGGTCTCTCGCTGCGCGGCAACGCCGAGGAGATCACCGAGAAGCTCGCCGTCGAACTGCACGCACGGGTCGAGGCGGCCGGAGTACACATCATCGAGTCCCGCTTCACCCACCTCGCGTACGCTCCCGAGATCGCCTCGGCGATGCTCCAGCGCCAGCAGGCGGGCGCGGTCGTCGCCGCGCGGCGGCTGATCGTGGACGGCGCCGTCGGGATGGTCGAGGCGGCCCTCACCCGGCTGACCGAGCAGGACATCGTCGAGCTGGACTCCGAGCGGAAGGCGGCGATGGTCAGCAACCTGCTGGTCGTACTCTGCGGTGACCGGGCCGCGCAGCCGGTCGTGAACACGGGCACTCTCTACCAGTGA